AGCGCTGGCCAATGACGGACGCCGCCTGAAACGCCAGCCGGTCGGTCGGCGCAAGGCGGTCCATGCGTGCGAGCACGAGGCTCTGGATCGATGCAGGCACCGCTTCGCTGCTGCCTTCCTCGGCGTTGTGCAGGAGTTGTTCGAGGAACAGCGGATTACCGTCCGCCCGCTCGATGCAGGCGAGCGCGACACGCTGCGTTGCATCGATGAAACTGCCTGCCAGGGTCAGCGCTTCGTCGCGCCGCAGCGGGCCGAGATCGATCGTCGCGAGCGGTATGTCGCGTAGACGCGCGCGCCACGCAGCGTCGAGCGGATCGCCTTCGGCCCGCGAGGTCAGCACCAGCAGTCCGGCCCCGGCCGCCATGCCCGACGCGAACGCCGCAAGATAGCCGAGCACCTGCACATCCGCCCAATGCAGATCTTCGACCAGCAGCATGATGGCCCCGCGCCGGCAAGCATCGGCTGTCAGAGCCGTCACGACGGCCTGCTTGCCGCGCTTGCGCGCCGTATGATCCATCGCGTCATGGAGCGTGCGCCACTGCCCCGTTTGCGGCAGATCGAGCAGGTCGTGCAAAAACCCGCGCTGCCCGGCGCTGATGACACTTTCCGCCAACAGTCGTTCGGCGGCTTCGAGCCGCTCGTCGAGCGTGGAGGATGCAGACAGCCCGAGCAGGCTGTCGATGATCGCGCGCACGGGGTCCTGTCCTTTGCCGACGCCGAAGTCGAGCACGAGCCCTCGGTGTATCGCAAAACCATGCGCCTGCGCGAAGACGCGCATCTCGTTGACGAGACGCGTCTTGCCGATGCCCGCATCGCCGCGCACATACACGACATGGCCCGCGCGTTGTTCGAGACAGGTTCGGGCGATGCCGTGGAACTGTTCCAGTTCGGCTTTCCGTCCGACAAATTGGCTGCGGCTCGCGCGTGTCGGCTCACGCGCGACGCTGCACAGTCTCCAGACGCGCACGGGCGCGCTGATGCCCTTGAAATGCATCTCGCCCAGCGATTCGCAGATGGCGCTTTCGCCAAGCGCGCGCTGCACGCCATCCGACAGCAACGTCTGTCCCGCAGTCGCAGCCGCGACGAGCCGCGCCGCCAGGTTCACGGAATCCCCATGCACCGTGTAGTCCAGCGCATCGGCGCGGCCGACCGCGCCCGCTACCACTTCGCCGCTCGCGATGCCGATGTGCGCCTGCAACGGGTGCTTGCTCCTGGCGCTAAGCTGCGCGAGTGCGTCGTGGATATCGAGCGCAGCGCGAGCGGCCCGTAGCGGATCGGTCTCATGTGCCCGCGGCGCGCCGAACAGCGCCATCACGGCGTCGCCGATGTGTTTGTCGACCGTGCCGCCATAGGCGAGCAAAATGCCATCGACGAGCGATATGAAGCGGCCGATCACCTCGCGCAACTCTTCCGGATCGAGCATTTGCGAAAGCGCCGTGAACCCGCACAGATCGGCGAACAGAATGGTGACCTGTCTGCGATCGTCGACGGGAGACGCGATGGACGCGGGCGGCTTCGCGCTCGACGTCATGGCAGTGCGTTCGGCGATCGCTGCCAGCAGGCGCTTGCGATGCCCTAGCGACTGGATGCCGAGTTCCTTCAGATCCGCGTCGGTCAGTTCGGGCAGCATCGCAAGCTCGATGTCGTTATTCGCGAACGCCTGCGCGTATTGATCGAGGCCAAGTCCGCCCAGCCATTGTTCGATATTCATCGCCATTGCCGGAAGCCCGAGAGCTATTTCGTCGCTACCCCTTCGTAGTGTAGGCGTTTGCCTTGCATTTGCCCGAGAGCGCGCACATCCCCGCGCTGGCGGAAGGCCCTCGGGTTCAACGCCTATTGCGCGTCCGTCACATATCGAGCCACCAGCGTCATCGGCCCGGTTTCTCCGAGGTCGGCCCGCACCGTGTGACCGCTGCCGGACGCGACGTCACAGGGTTGGCCTTCGATGTTTTCCATGCGAGTCAAGGTGATGTCCCGCGAGCCGTCGGGCGTAACGATCTCCAGTGCATCCCCAACGGCAAAGCGATTCTTCACTTCGAGTGTGGTCAGGCCGGTCACTGCATCATAAGCCAGCCATTCGCCGACGAACTGTTGGCGCGCGTTACCCGAGGCGCCGCTGGCATAGTTCTGGTAGTCATCGGCGCGATGCCGTTGCAGGAAGCCGCCCGTATAGCCGCGATTGGCGAGGCCGTCGAGGCGGCCGATGAGCCCCGTGTCGAACGGGCGGCCCGCGGTCGCGTCGTCGATGGCGCGTGCGTAAAGCTGCGCGGTGCGCGCGACATAGTAGTGTGACTTGGTGCGGCCTTCGATTTTCAGACAATCGACGCCGATATCGACCAGTTGCTGAACATGCTCGATCGCGCGCAGGTCGCGGGAATTCATCAGATACGTGCCATGTTCGTCTTCGGATATCTCCATCCATTCACCGCTGCGGCGCGCTTCTTCTTCCAGCAGATACACGCGGTCCGCTGCCGTATGGCGCGGCACATGTTCACCTTCGGCCGTGAGAGCGGACTCGGTCATGCGATAGCTCCAGCGGCATGCGTTGGTGCAGGTGCCCTGATTCGAGTCGCGGTGATTGAAGTAGCCGGAGAGCAGGCAGCGGCCCGAATACGCGATGCACAGCGCGCCATGCACAAAGACTTCGAGTTCGATGTCGGGGCAGCGTTGGCGGATCTCAGCGATCTCGTCAAGCGAGAGTTCGCGCGACAGGATCACCCGTGATACGCCGATCGAATTCCAGAAACGGACGCTGGCGTAATTGACAGTATTGGCCTGCACGGACAGGTGGATCGGCATGTCGGGCCATGTCTCGCGGACCATCATGATCAAACCGGGGTCGGCCATGATCAACGCATCCGGCCCAAGGGCCACCGCATCGCGCAAGTCTTTAATGAAGGTGTCGACCTTGCGGTTGTGCGCCATCAGATTGACGGTCAGGTAGAAGCGCTTGCCCGCGGCCCGGCACGCTTCGATACCTTCGCCGAGGAAGCCGGTGTTGCGGAATTCGTTGTTGCGCGCACGCAGGCTATAGCGCGGCAGACCTGCGTACACCGCATCGGCGCCGTAGGCAAGAGCGTAGTTCAAGGCGCGCAGAGAACCGGCGGGGCTGAGGAGATGTGGGCGCTTCATGGCTAGGGCTTCGCAGGACAAAGCCCGCGAGCATACCGGTGTTTTTCAGCGCAACCTTTGCGCCAGCGCATATCGGCGTGCTGCTTTCAGCGCGTCGCCGGAGATTGGACCAGAGCCGCGGTAAGCGCCGTCCCTGGAGCGGCCGATTGACACGGAGCGAGTCGATCGTTTCATCAAGAACGCGTTCAGTCCGCCTTGCGCACCCGCGCCGTCGACTCCCTGACCATCAATTCCGGCTGCACGAGGCCTGACTCTGCGGCTTCCTTCCCATCGAGCACATCGAGCAGATACCGCGCGGCGCGCCGCCCGATTTCCGCCGTATCGACACGCACGGTCGTCAACGACGGATGAATCTGCTGCGCAATGGCGACATCGTCGAAACCCGTCACCGACAATTGTTGTGGCACCTTGATCCCCAGTTCGGCCGCTTCCAGAAGCACGCCGATCGCCAGTTGATCGTTGCCGCAAATAATGGCAGTAGGGCGCTCGTCCGCACCCTGCCAGATCGCGCGCAAGCTCTGACGCCCAAACGCAATCGTTGCCGGCCCTTCATGAAGATGCGAAGGGCGCACCGCGATGCCATGACGCTCCAGCGCTTCCCGGATGCCTGCCACGCGCGCCTGAACACGATCGTTGTCACGCGCCGGTTGAATGACGGCGGCGAACGTGCGATGCCCCAGTGCGAGCAGATGCTCGGCGATCGCGACGAACGCCGCGCGATTGTCGAAGCCGATGCAGTGATGCGGACTGCCCTCGCGATACGCGTAGGTGATCGCATACGGTACGCGAGCTTGTTTCAGCGCGTCGAAGAGTTCCGGCGGATGCGCTTCGCCGACGATCGCGATCACTTCGACGCCGCGCGCCAGCATCGCCCGCACCTGAATCAACGCCTGCGCCGGATCGTAGTTCGAGCAACCGAGAAACAGCGTGATGCCACGTTCGGCAAACACGGCCTGCATGCCGGCGACTTGCGATGCAAAGACCTGATCGTCGAGTGTCGGAATGATCGCGCCGGCTATGTGCGTGCGCGTCGATGCGAGCGCGCGGCCCGCCGCATTCGGAATCCAGTTGAGTGCGGCGGCTGCCTGCAGCACGCGTTCGCGCACGCTCGGCGAGACTTTGTCGGGCTCGTTGTAGACCCGCGATACGGTGGCTGTCGACACATCCGCCAGCCGCGCCACGTCGCCAAGAACAGCACGCCCGCTCCTGCGGCGCGTGCGGGCGACGGGCGTGTCAGATGCTGCGGACGAGTGAGAACTGCTCATGGTCGTTGTGCTGGTCGTAAATGAACTCTGCGCGAGGCGTGTGCCGTCGTCATCTTACAGGGCGAGGCGCGTGCCGCCCGCAACGATGCCGCACGTCACTCGTCGTCGTGTCTTCTCCAGCGCGA
This Paraburkholderia phymatum STM815 DNA region includes the following protein-coding sequences:
- a CDS encoding adenylate/guanylate cyclase domain-containing protein translates to MAMNIEQWLGGLGLDQYAQAFANNDIELAMLPELTDADLKELGIQSLGHRKRLLAAIAERTAMTSSAKPPASIASPVDDRRQVTILFADLCGFTALSQMLDPEELREVIGRFISLVDGILLAYGGTVDKHIGDAVMALFGAPRAHETDPLRAARAALDIHDALAQLSARSKHPLQAHIGIASGEVVAGAVGRADALDYTVHGDSVNLAARLVAAATAGQTLLSDGVQRALGESAICESLGEMHFKGISAPVRVWRLCSVAREPTRASRSQFVGRKAELEQFHGIARTCLEQRAGHVVYVRGDAGIGKTRLVNEMRVFAQAHGFAIHRGLVLDFGVGKGQDPVRAIIDSLLGLSASSTLDERLEAAERLLAESVISAGQRGFLHDLLDLPQTGQWRTLHDAMDHTARKRGKQAVVTALTADACRRGAIMLLVEDLHWADVQVLGYLAAFASGMAAGAGLLVLTSRAEGDPLDAAWRARLRDIPLATIDLGPLRRDEALTLAGSFIDATQRVALACIERADGNPLFLEQLLHNAEEGSSEAVPASIQSLVLARMDRLAPTDRLAFQAASVIGQRFGIALLRHLIDEPGYGCERLVENALVLPEGEDYLFAHALIQESAYSTLLRTRRRELHRRAAEWFARSDAVLHAQHLDRAEDERAAHACLIAAMTQRTARFTEAALQLVGRGLEIAQTPIDRHALTCFKGELQRDLGDIEASIATYRDAAAIAPDDAALCIAQLGLAEGLRVNEGLSEALTLLDAAQKTAERENQINELAQLHHLRGNILFPLGRIDDCRVEHERGLAYARRLGLPEAEARALGGLADAAYAQGRMRTAFEHFSRCVALSREHGFGRIEVANRSMKGFSRIYLNEAREARDDAVDASREAALAGQPRAQMLCETLGAFACYELGDIEAARLHLEQERRLIRQLGARRFEAQNMEIEGRLLLDDGQRMEAMRTLRAALQLCREVGMQFSAPKALSALSRAVDDDAERLQLLDEGAELLRRGAVGHNHLWFYRDAIEAMLSIRDPAGALRHVESLERYTQAETLPWAQLFAARGRALAAMQLDPASGNARCELERVRACVANAGFKGFLRAIDEALV
- the trhP gene encoding prephenate-dependent tRNA uridine(34) hydroxylase TrhP; amino-acid sequence: MKRPHLLSPAGSLRALNYALAYGADAVYAGLPRYSLRARNNEFRNTGFLGEGIEACRAAGKRFYLTVNLMAHNRKVDTFIKDLRDAVALGPDALIMADPGLIMMVRETWPDMPIHLSVQANTVNYASVRFWNSIGVSRVILSRELSLDEIAEIRQRCPDIELEVFVHGALCIAYSGRCLLSGYFNHRDSNQGTCTNACRWSYRMTESALTAEGEHVPRHTAADRVYLLEEEARRSGEWMEISEDEHGTYLMNSRDLRAIEHVQQLVDIGVDCLKIEGRTKSHYYVARTAQLYARAIDDATAGRPFDTGLIGRLDGLANRGYTGGFLQRHRADDYQNYASGASGNARQQFVGEWLAYDAVTGLTTLEVKNRFAVGDALEIVTPDGSRDITLTRMENIEGQPCDVASGSGHTVRADLGETGPMTLVARYVTDAQ
- a CDS encoding LacI family DNA-binding transcriptional regulator, which encodes MSSSHSSAASDTPVARTRRRSGRAVLGDVARLADVSTATVSRVYNEPDKVSPSVRERVLQAAAALNWIPNAAGRALASTRTHIAGAIIPTLDDQVFASQVAGMQAVFAERGITLFLGCSNYDPAQALIQVRAMLARGVEVIAIVGEAHPPELFDALKQARVPYAITYAYREGSPHHCIGFDNRAAFVAIAEHLLALGHRTFAAVIQPARDNDRVQARVAGIREALERHGIAVRPSHLHEGPATIAFGRQSLRAIWQGADERPTAIICGNDQLAIGVLLEAAELGIKVPQQLSVTGFDDVAIAQQIHPSLTTVRVDTAEIGRRAARYLLDVLDGKEAAESGLVQPELMVRESTARVRKAD